Proteins from a genomic interval of Plasmodium reichenowi strain SY57 chromosome 11, whole genome shotgun sequence:
- a CDS encoding hypothetical protein (conserved Plasmodium protein, unknown function), translating into MDNKTEENIFENMTREEKEVLLEANTKREWESYGQWLKRKEFLLKMLNYYKEHNLQIDVEKFCKMGHMYYNVKYLSCSYNSEVLEEMKKYEES; encoded by the coding sequence atggATAATAAAACTgaggaaaatatatttgaaaatatgacaagagaagaaaaagaagtTTTATTAGAAGCTAACACAAAAAGAGAATGGGAATCATATGGTCAGTGGTTAAAAAGAAAGGAGTTTTTATTAAAGATGttaaattattacaaaGAACATAATTTACAAATAGATGTAGAGAAATTTTGTAAAATGGGACATATGTATTACaatgtaaaatatttaagTTGTTCATATAATTCTGAGGTACTTgaagaaatgaaaaaatatgagGAAAGttaa